The following DNA comes from Glaciihabitans arcticus.
CGGGAAGCGGAGCAGTACGAGGGCGTCGCCCTTGACCGCATCCTTGCCGGCGAGGGTGCCGTGAGGAATCGCGACACCCTCCCCGACGAAGGTGGAGACGGAATTCTCGCGCTCGAGCATCGCGTCGATGTACGCGGGCTCGATGGCCCCCGTCGCGAGCAGCGCGGCGCCGGCCTGGCGGATAGCGTCATCCCGGCCCGTGGCCGAAGCCGTCAGGTTGATGGATGACTCGGCCAGCAGCTCGGTCAGGGGAATCGTTTCGTCGCTCATGGTGATCAGACCTCGATCGAGTCGCCGTTTTGGATGGCCTTGACCAGCGCCGCGACAGAGGGGTCACCCAGGAAGAGCTGGAACGGGATGACGGGGACGCCGGGTACAACACCCCGTGCACGATCCGCGAGCCCAGCCTGGGTGACCACGACATCGGCGTCGCTTGGGATGCTGGCAACGGGGGAATGTTCCACCGTCACACCGCTCTTGGCGAGCTGCTTCTTCAGCTGGGAGGCGAGCATAACGCTGCTGCCCATTCCTGCGTCACAAGCAACGATGAGCTTCTTTACGCTCGATCCGTCGATGGTTGCCATCTGTCTATCTCCTTGTTGTGGTGCTTTATTGGTGGTGCGTCTTAGCTCGCGTCGGCGGTTGCCGCTGCGGGCTTGTTCTTGTTCTTTGCACTCTGCGCCTTGGCCTCGTCGAGGTCAAGCGCGGTCTCCTTCTTGCCGAAGCCGAGCAGGAGCGCGCCGACTGCGAATGCGACAGCAGCGGAGAGCAGGATGCCGACCAGAATCATCGGAAGATCACCGGGGCTCGCCACGAGGATGTACGCGAAGATGCTGCCCGGTGAGGCGGGAGCAACGAGGCCGACGCCTGCGAGCAGGAAGACGAGCACACCCGACGCGCCACCGGCGATGGCGGCGATGAGGAGGATCGGCTTCATGAGCACGTAGGGGAAGTAGATCTCGTGGATTCCACCGAGGAACTGCACAACGATCGCTGCGGGAACCGTCGGGCGGATTGCGCGCGGGCCGAAGAGAAGCATTGCAGTCAGGATACCGAGGCCGGGGCCGGGGTTCGACTCGAGCATGAACATGATCGACTTGCCGGTCTCGGCAGCCTGGTCCGCACCGATGGGCGTGAGCACACCGTGGTTGAGGGCGTTGTTGAGGAACAGCACCTTCGCGGGCTCGATGATGATCGAGGCGAGCGGCAGGAGGCCGGTCTCTACGAGGAAGCCGACAGCGGTACCCAGGGCGTTGGTGATCGCGTTGACGATCGGGCCCAGAACGTAGATACCGACGACGGCGAACACGGCGCCGATGATGCCGGCGGTGAAGTTGTCGACGAGCATCTCGAATCCGGACTTGAGGCGACCCTCGAGTGCGCGGTCGATCCACTTGAGAACGAGTGCAGTAACCGGACCGATGATCATCGCGCCGAGGAACGACACGCCGACGCCCATGGCGCCACCCTCGAGGTCGAGGTTGAGCGCGTACGGCGAGAGGATGACACCCATCGTCGCGACGGCACCGACGACAGCACCGCGCTGGCCGTGGACGAGACGTCCACCGGTGTAACCGATGAGGATCGGCAGCAGGTACTTGATGATCGGGTCGACCAGGGTCAGCACCGCTGCGGCGAACGGTACGGATTCGCCATCGGCGATCCGGTCCGGGCCGAGGGCGATCTGGTTGATCCAACCGGTCGGGATCACGAGTGCCGTGATGAGGCCCCAGGCAATGAATGCTCCGAGGTTCGGCATGATCATTCCGGCGAGGAATGCACCGCCCCTCTGGACGCGGGCGCGGATACCTGTTCCGGTAGCCGCTGGTGTGTAATCAGACATGAGGTGGGTACTCCTTTGTACGAATGTACGGTTTTCGGATGTGATGGATGGTTAGTTGGCCACGAGTGGCCGATCCAGGTCTGGCCGCAACACCAGCTGGACGTTTGTGTGGTCGATCTCGGTTGGCCCGGGCACGGCACTTCCCGGTAGGGATGTGGCCGCCGCTCCCCAGGCGAGCGCTTCGACGAGTGCGCCCTCGACATCATTCTCGTTGTGCGAGAACCTGACGAGGAAACCGGCGAGGAAACTGTCTCCTGCGCCGACGGTGCTGCGGGGTGTGTCGACACGTGATTCGCCGACGAGCACGCCTCCGGGGCTCACGAGCACCGCGCCGTCAGCGCCGAGGCTGACGAGTACGAGCTCGACCCCGCCCTCCCGCACTTCCTCGGCAGCCGCGATGACCTCCGCAATGGAGTCCAGCGGGCGACCGACGAGCTCGGCGAGCTCGGTGCGGTTGGGCTTGATGAGGCGGGGACGAGCGGCGAGCGAGGCAACTAGCGCATCGCCGCTCGTGTCTATGGCGAGGCTTGCCTCGCTGGCCGTGAGGCTCTCGATGAGGGAGCGCAGCTGGCTGGGGGTGAAGCCGGGCGGCACGCTTCCGCTCAGAACGACCCAGTCGCCGGCCGTGACGATCGTGCGCAGCACGCGAGTGAGGGTCTCGACATCGTCGTCGGTAAGGGCGAATCCGGGTTCGTTGAGTTTGGTGATGGTGCCGTCGGTCTCGGCGACGGTGATGTTTGAGCGGGTGCGCGCCGCGACCGGCACGAAGTGCGAGTGCACGCCGGCGATCTCGAGCAGGCGGCTGAGTTCGGCGCCCTCTCCCCCACCCACGGGCAGTACCGCAATGCTCGGGATGCCGTTCGCCGTGAGCGCGCGCGTCACGTTGACGCCCTTACCGCCGGGCTCGAGAGTGGGTTCGGTGGTGCGCAGCACTGTGCCGCGCTCGAGACGCTCGACGTGCAGCGTGCGGTCGAGGCTCGGGTTGAGGGTGACAGTGATGATCACACGACCACCACCCTGGGGCCCGCGTTCTCGACGTCTTCGGCGAACTCGGAATCGAGACCAGCGTCGGTGATGATCGTGTCGATGGCCGACAGCGGTGCGACCCGCGCGAAGTCCTCGCGGCCGAACTTGGTGTGGTCGGCGAGCACGACCGTGCGGCGGGCGGCGTTGATGAGGGCGCGCTTGACGCTTGCCTCGGCGAGGTCGGGAGTAGTCAGGCCGCGCTCGACGCTCAGGCCGTTGGTGCCCATAAAGGCGATGTCAGCGAAGACGTCGACGATCTGGGTCTGCGTCCACTCGCCGACGGCGGCGAGGGTGCGTCCGCGAACGACACCACCGAGCAGGTGAAGGGTGATGTTGGGGCGCGAGATGAGCACGCTCGCGACGGGAATGGAGTGCGTGACGACCGTGAACTCGCGGTCGGTCGGCAGCATCTCGGCGAGGCGCACCGTTGTGGTGCCGGCGTCGAGGATGATCGATCCGCCGTCGGGAAGTTCGTCGAGGGCGGCGCGCGCGATGCGCTCCTTCTGACCGGCAGCCTTGGCTTCGCGATCGGCGACGCCGGGCTCGATGCCGAAACGCTCGACCGGGATGGCTCCACCGTGCACGCGACGCACGACGCCTCGGCGTTCGAGGGCGGTCAGGTCACGGCGAACCGTTTCGGGTGTGACGGCGAGGTCGCGAGCGAGTCCTGCGACTTCAACACGGCCGTGGGCGCGCGCAGTGTCCAGTATCTGCTGGTGACGCTCCGGTGCGTACATCGACCTCAGCCTGCTGATCAAACAAACAACCCGAATGTTGTTCTGGGTTTATATAAGTCCGTTTGTGTCCGCTTGTCAATTCACAGGCGGCGTTCAGCCCGGCGTGTCGGAAAACGACTATTTAGTGGGCGGCAGCATCCCAATTGGGACCGGTGCCGACCTGCACCTCAAGCGGCACCGCGAGCTCGGCGGCACCCGTCATCCTCTTTCGCACGATCTCGGACACGGCATCGAGTTCGCCGGTCGCGACCTCGAGCACCAGCTCGTCGTGCACCTGCAGCAACATGCGCGAGTTCAGGGGTTCGAGGTCCGCCGCGACGCCGAGCATGGCGCGCTTCAGGATGTCGGCTGCGGAACCCTGGATGGGCGCGTTCAGCGCCTGACGTTCGGCGTTCTCGCGCAGCACTCGGTTCGAGGAGTTCAAGTCGCCGAACGGTCGGCGCCGGCCGAAGATGGTCGTCGTGTAGCCGTCTTCCTTCGCCTGCACGACAACGCTGCGCAAGTACTCGCGCACCGCGCCAAAACGCTCGAAGTAGTCGGTCATCAGCTGCTTCGCCTCGGCGGTGTCGATGCGCAGCTGCTTGGACAGGCCGAATGCGCTCAGGCCGTAGGCCAGGCCGTAGGACATCGCCTTGACCTTGGTGCGCATCAGCGGCGTGACATCGGCGGTGTCCACATGGAAGATGCGCGCGCCGACGAAGCGGTGCAGGTCTTCCCCCGAGTGGAACGCCTCGATGAGGCCCTCGTCGCCGGAGAGGTGCGCCATGATGCGCATCTCGATCTGCGAGTAGTCGGCGGTCAGCATGGTCTCGAAGCCCGGGCTCGGCTCGAAGGCCGTACGGATCTCGCGTCCTACCTCCGTGCGGATTGGGATGTTCTGCAGATTCGGATCGTTGGACGAGATGCGACCCGTGCTGCTGCCGGTCTGGTCGTACGTGGTGTGAACACGGCTCGAGGAGTCGGCGGCCTTGTCGACGGTGTCGATGATCTGCTTGAGCTTCGTGGCATCCCGGTGCTTGAGCAGCAGGTCGAGGAAGGGGTGCGGAGCCTGTTCCTGCAGGTCGGCGAGAGCCGCGGCATCCGTCGAATAGCCAGTCTTGTTGGCCCGGGTCTTCGGCATGTTCAGCTCTTCGAACAGCACCTGCTGCAGCTGTTTGGGTGACCCGAGGTTCACTTCGCGGCCGATTTCGGCGTAGGCGCGGGCGGCGAGGTCGGTGGAGGACTCCCCCAGCTCGGTTGATAGGCGGCCGAGGATGTCGCGGTTGATGTAGGTGCCGGTGAGCTCCATGTTCGCGAGAACCGGGACGAGCGGGATCTCGATGTCGTCGAGCACGCTGCGCGTGCCGGGCTCGAGCTTCTCGGCCAGATACTCGCTCACACGCAGGATGTACCACGCCTCGGTAGCGGGGCTCAGGGCCTCGGCCTCCTGCAGCAGCTGGTTGGGGTCGGGCTGCGGAAGGGTGTCGCCGAGGAAGTCGTATACCTGGCTCGCGAGGTCGTCGCCCTTGCTGCTGGGCTTGAGCAGCCACGCGGCGAGGGTCGTGTCGAAGGCGATGCCGCCGAGCGCTATGTTCTCGGACGCGAGGAGCTTCAGCTGGTTCTTCGCGGTGTGCAGGTACTTGGGAGCGTCGCTCTCCAGCCATGCCTCGAGCGCCGCATAGTCGGGGCGGTGTGCGCCCCACGGCACGTAGGCCGACTCGGTGAGACTCGAGATGCCGAAGCCCTCGATCTTGCCGTTCAGGCTCTCGACACGCACGGCGAGCGGCGCAGTGCCGTTGGCGGAGACGGTGCCCAGCCACTTGGCGAGCTCCTCGTCGACCATGGTGCGTACCGGCGGCGCGACCGGGCCGGCGGGCGCGGCGATCGCCTCGACGGTCTCGGTGTCGCCGCTCTCCTCCTGCGCGATCTTCAGCACGCGCTCGAGCAGGGTGCGGAACTGCAGCTTGTCGAACACCTCGCGTACGGCCGCCACATCGATCGGGCGGCGCAGCAGGTCGGCGGGTCCGAACGGCAGGTCGACGTCGGTGAGCAGGTGGTTGAGCTTGCGGTTCCGGATGGCCCGATCACTCTGCTCGCGCAGTTTCTCGCCGACCACGCCCTTGATCTCGTCCGCGTGCTCGAGCACGCCGGACAGGCTGCCGTACTGGTTGATCCACTTCACGGCGGTCTTCTCGCCGACCTTGTCGATGCCGATGAGGTTGTCACTCGTCTCGCCGACGAGAGCCGCAACATCCGGATACTGGTGCGGTTCGATGCCGTAGCGCTCGAAGACCGAGTCGCGGTCGTAGCGCTTGAGCTCGGAGACGCCGCGCGCGTTCGGGTACAGCAGGGTGACGTCATCGTTGATCATCTGGATCGCGTCGCGGTCGCCCGAGCAAACGTAGACCGTGAAGCCTTCGCGGGAGCCGCGGAAGGCGAGAGTGGCGAGGATGTCGTCGGCCTCGTAGTCCTCCTTGGAGATGGTGGTGATGCCCATCGCCTTGAGGGCCTCCTCGAGCAGCGGCACCTGGCCGACGAACTCAGGCGGGGTCTCGCCGCGGGTGCCCTTGTACTCGGGGTATTCGCGGGTGCGGAACGAGTAGCGGGAGATGTCGAAGGCCACGGCGAGGTGCGTGGGCTTCTCTGCCTTGAGCAGGTTGAGCATCATCGAGATGAAGCCGTGGATGGCGTTGGTGTGCTGGCCCTCCCGGTTCTGGAAGCTGTCGACGGGCAGGGCGTAGAACGCCCTGAAGGCCAGCGAATGGCCGTCGATGACGAGAAGGGTAGGCTTTTCTGAGTCCGACACGGTGCAAGCCTAGCCGCGTGCGCCGACACCGGTTCCTCCCGAAATTCTCCGGGCTCCCCTCGAAATGGATACGATGACGACCTTTCCCGAGAACCTGCCGCCCGAGCTCGTCGAACGCCTCGTCACGAGCGGCGGCGGCGAGCTGGCGCGCAAGATGAACATCGAATTCCTCGAGCTGTCGGCCGAACACTCGGTCGCCTCGATGCCCGTCGAGGGCAACACGCAGGTCATCGGCCTGCTGCACGGTGGCGCCCATGTGGTGCTCGGCGAATCGCTCGGATCGGTGTCGTCCGCGATTCACGCCGGTGCCGGACGCTACGCCGTCGGCATCGAGATCAATGCCACGCACAGCCGGTCGGTCACGTCGGGAATCGTCACCGCGACCTGCACCGCGCTGGTGCTCGGCCGTACGCTCGCCACCCACGAGATCGTTGTCCGCGATGAGGATGGGCGACGCTTGTCGACCATCCGCATGACGAACATGCTGAGGGACCAGTAGGTCCCGATGCACTGGGACGGCGCGCTGAACCTGCGGGACCTCGGCGGGCTTCCGCTGGTCGCGGGCGGCGCGTCGGCACCGGGGCGGGTTTTCCGTTCGGGCGCGCCGGAGTGGATGACGACGCTCGGCTGGCAGCAGGCGGCCGCTGCGGGTCTCAGGACGATCGTCGACCTGCGCAACGCCGACGAGGTCGGTCGGCGGCCCTACCACCCCGAGATTTCCGAGTCGGCGCGGGATCCGTTCACCGTGATCAGCACTCCCACCGAAGACCCTGCCGACGACGAGTTCATGGCGGTGTGCGGCCCCTGGCTCGACCACCCGCGCTCCTATGCCGACAACCTCCGCTTTTATCCGGCCAGGTTCGCCGCTGTATTCCGTGCGATTGCAGGATCGCCCGGCGTCGTGCTCGTGCACTGTTCAGGGGGGAAGGACCGCACCGGCCTCGTTTCTGCACTGCTCCTGATTCTCGCTGGTGTCGAACGCGCAGCAATTCTCGACGACTACGAGGCAGCATTCCGCGCGGCCAACACGCACCTGGCCGAGCACCCGCACCTGGCCCGCCACTTCGCCGAGACCCCCGAGGCTCTCGACGAGTGGGTCGCCGATCGACGCGATGCGTTCGACCGGTGGCTCGCCGATTTCGATGTGACCGCCTACCTGCGGGCCGCCGGCCTCGACGACACCGAGCTCGACGCCCTGCAGGACCGCCTCACCGTCTCATGACCGTCGCCGGGCTGGTGCGATAGACCGCTCCGCTCGGTGAGGTCCAGGCGAGCCCTCCGCCACCTGTCTGCTTCACGCGCCACGCGGTGTTGTGCCGCAGGGCGTGGTGCATCGGGCAGAGGTGGGCGAGGTTGTCGTGGTCGGTGGGTCCGCGGTTCGCCCACTCGAGGGTGTGGTCGATTTCGCAGCCGGGAGCCGCGCGGCTGCAGCCGGGATACCTGCAGGTCCCATCCCGCACCTGAAGCCACTTGCGCAGGTCGGCGGGAACCGCGTAGCGGTCGCGCCCGACGGACAGCACGGCACCGGTCTCGGGATGCGTGAGCAGCCGCGTGAACGAGGGAGCGAGAGCGCACAGTCGGCGCGCCGTCTCGTCGTCGATCGGGCCGAACCCGTCGAGCATGGCCGGCCCGCCGTCCGTACCGAGAAGGGTGAGCGCCGGCACAGTCACGAAGACCCTCGGCACGATTCCTTTGCCACCGAACATCAGCTCACAGAAAACGTCGGCACGAAGTTGGGTGAGTGTGCGCGGCTCGGCGGCACCCTGCAGGCCGCGTGCGGCATCGGTGATGCGGTTGTAGATGGCCAGGGCATCGACGGCGGGCAGGTGCGCGGTGAGCCAGCACATGCCGTCCTTGCCGGGATCTATGGTCACCGACCGCTCGCCGACCGCCCTCTCGTGGCGCACCTGCCGCGACTCGGGATGCACCAGCTCCCGCCGCACGCGGGCGCGCCGCTCGAACTGCGCGGCGGTGAGCACCTCGGCCAGCGGAAGGACGTCGCCCTCGAAATCGGGAAGAGCTGACGCCGGCAGGGTGGACGCCTGGTCGACCACGACCTGCGCATGCCGGTAGCTGATGCGTCCGGAGGCCAGCGCCTCGAGGGTTGCCGGCAGTTGTGTGCAGAGCGCCCGACTCTCGGCGATGAGCCGCTCCGCCGAGCGCTCGGGGATGCGCAGCGCGCAGGCCAGCTCGGAACTGAGCTCGCGGCGCGCGATCACCACCGGGTCCCACGTGGACCCCGGGCGTGGCTGCTCGAGTATCTCGACGCGTGCCGCCTCGATCAACGCCGCGCGGCGTGCGTGCAGCCCCGCTATCTCCCGATCGAGGGCGACGAGTGCGTCGAATCTGTTCTCCATGCGGACACTGAACACAGCACCGCCGACACCACGAGAGGCAGGCCAGTGACGGTGACCTGTGGAGGAGAAGAAGAACCTAAGCGCCGACGACCGACTCGTAAAAGGCAGCGAGCGACGTGCCGTCCCGGAGCGCGGCAAACGGCTGGGACGCGGCATCCACGAAGCCCGAAGGCAGCGAGACCACGATCGGCAATGGCGCCGAGGCAGCGAGCGGCGTACCCGCCGATGAGACCCAGGAGCCGCCCTTGCTGCGCAGGATGACTTCGCCGAGGTAGGTGCCGATGCCGAAGAGGACCTCGGCGACCTGCTCGACCTGCACGCCGGACGCTCGAAGGCTGTCGAGCACCGAGTCCCAATAGCCGATGCTGTCGACGGAGTAGTCGATGGTGATTCCCTGTCGGGCCGCCTCAGCGACGAGGTCGGCAGCGAAGAGTGGCGCATTCTCCGCGTCGAGCGGGTGCGCGAGAGCGAGGCGAAGTTCCGCCATGACGACTACTTCTTGGCCGACAGCTGCTCGATGATGGCCTGCGCCACGTCGTGCATGGTCAGGCGGCGGTCCATGGACGCCTTCTGGATCCAGCGGAACGCCTCGGGCTCGGTGAGCCCCATCTTCTCGTTGAGCAGGCCCTTAGCGCGATCGACGAGCTTGCGCGTCTCGAAGCGCTCGACCAGGTCGGCGACCTCGGCCTCGAGCGTGATGATCTGGGTGTAGCGGCTGAGGGCGATCTCGATCGCCGGAAGCAGGTCGCTCGGTGTGAACGGCTTCACGACGTACGCGAGGGCGCCCGCTTCGGATGCCCGCTCGACGAGTTCCTTCTGGCTGAACGCGGTCAGCAGTACGACCGGTGCAATGTGGTTCTTGGTAAGACGTTCGGCCGCCGAGATGCCGTCGAGCTGGGGCATCTTGACGTCCATGATGACGAGGTCGGGGCGCAGTTCTGTCGCGAGGGCGACAGCCGTCTCGCCGTCACCGGCTTCGCCGACTACCTCGAATCCGTTATCGCGGAGGATCTCCACGATGTCCATGCGGATAAGCGATTCGTCTTCAGCGACGACTACACGCCGAGGCGCTATTGAGGGTGCTTCCTGATCAGTCACACGTCGAGCCTACGGTATTGTCAAAACGTTGTGATGCGCCGGATTGGCGGAATGGCAGACGCGGAGCACTCAAAATGCTTTGTCTAACGACGTGAGGGTTCGAGTCCCTCATCCGGCACCACGACCCCTCGCTCTCGACCAGTCCCGGTCGATGACTGCTTCGGGATGCCCGGCGCTCCTTCCCCGTCGCCGCTGCGCCCCGCGCGAATCCATTCAGAACAAACCATTCAGACGCATAAAAATGACACGCGTGAATACCCGTTCTGCGCACCTATAGACAGAGTGTTCTCCGGGGCCCTAGATTCACGAGAGACTGTGGGGACCCATCCCCCATCTGAAAGAGGACCCATTGACCAGCACGACCCCCTATAAGCGGATCGCCGCATCCCTCGTTCTCGCCTTTGTCGCCACTGTTTCGCTCGCGGTTCCCGCCCAGGCGGCCGAGTCCGCAGCTCCCCTGTCCTGCTGGTCAGACGCCGACACCGGCGAGCAGCAGTGCTTCGAGGATGACGCGACTCGCGACGCCGCCATCGAGGACCAGACGGGCACCGAGCTCAAGTCGGGAGCCGAGACCAACAAGGCGGCGAAGTCCACCACGAACGCGCGGGCTGCAGTGGCGGCGACGTACGTGCTCGCCACCTTCTACTGGTCCGCCAACTACACCGGCTCCACCTGGGTGATCACCTCCGGATACGCGTCGCTCTGCTCGACCTACTCCTACAAGGACGACATCGTGGGCGGCTGGAACGACCAGATCGGCTCGTTCAAGTCGTATGGAACCTGCAAGACAAAGCTTTCGGAGAACGCCAACTGGACGGGCTCGTCCTACGGTCCGGTCAAGCTCGGCCCGACCCTCGGCTACCTGGGTGACAAGGCGTCGTCGTACTTCATCACCGGCTAGGACCATCTGCGGCTAGCTCTGTCACGAACTGAGAAAGGAAGGAGGCACGATGATCTCGGATACCGAGCTGATCCAGCGAAGCATGGATCGGGACGATCGTGCCTTCAGCGAGCTCTTCGACCGGCATTCGACGGCGATCTACCGCTACGCCTTCCGCCTCACCCGCGACGCGGAGGACAGCCAGAAGCTCGTGCACGACACCTTCGTCACCGCGTGGAAGAGACTCGCCGACATCTCGCTCGTCGGAGAGTCCCTTCTGCCCTGGCTGATCGCCGCCTGCCGGGATCATGCTTTCGCGCTCCGGCGGTCCGCTCCCGAATCGTCTAGCCTGCCGCTCGAGTGGATCAACGCCGAACTCGCCAACCCACTCGCCAACGAGCAGTTCGCCCGCGGCCCCGAGGTCGAATGGGCCTACGCCGCAATCGAGCGTCTCGGCGAGACCGACCGCCGTCTGGTGGAGCTCTGCCTGTACGAGGGGCGTTCCTACGCCGAGGCGGCTGTGCTGCTGGGGCTGGTGCCGAGCACCCTCACCACGATCGTCGAGAGAACCCGGGGCAGGGCGCGCGTGCTGCTCTCCCGCTTCAAGGAATCCGAGGCCATGCTGTGAACTACCTTCCCCGCAACAGCGACGTCGAGTCGCAGTTGAGCGAGGTGCGGCACGACGTGCTCACCGAGATCAAACGTGTGCGCAGCCCACGACGTTCCACCCAGTTCCGGGTGATCCGCGCCCTGGCTCTCGGCCTCACCGCGACCATCGCCCTGACCGCCGGCGCCCTCGTGATCGTGCGGGCGACCCAGGAACAGATCAACTACTCGGTGGTCTGCTACTCGGGCGAGACCCTCGGTTCGCAGACCGTCACAGTCGAATCGCCTCCCGTGGTCGACGCGAGCGACGGAAAGGGCACTCGCCTGCGCGCCGATCCGATCTCGACCTGCGGCAACATGTGGCGCATGGGCATCGTCGGACAGGACGACTCGCCCGAGGACCCGAACACCGCCCAGTTCCCCGTGCCCGACATCGTCGGTTGCGAGCAGGCCGATGGTGTGGCTGCCGGCTTCCCGCGCGAGTTCCGCTCGATCACCGACGAGTACTTCTGCGCCCGCGTGGGCATGAAGGTCTGGAAGAGCTAGCCCGCAGCGATCTGCGCCCGGTAGGGCATCAGCGCGGCCTTCATCCCGAAACCGACGACGCCGACCAGGCGCCCGGACCGGTAATAGCCGGTGATCGAGTCGCCCGAGATCTCCCCCTCGAGCAGGCGGACTCCGTCGGGATCGGCGAGTCCGGGCATTCCGAAGGCCTGGATGCTGAGGTCGAACTGGTTGGACCAGAACGAGGGCATCGGCGTGAATGACTGCGCCGCGACATCCTCGAGACTGCCATCGTCGGCGAGGTAGGCGCCGAGCACGGCACCCGCGCGGCGACCCGTGTCTGTGGGAATGTTCCAGTGCTCCACGCGCCGCGGCACGGAGTCGAACATCGTGTTCGGGAAGCGCGCGATGTCGCCCACGACATAAATGTCGCTGTGAACCGTTCCGTCCAGGCCGATGGCGCGCATCGCCGGGTCGACCAGCACGCCGTCGATCAGATCGAGACCGGATGCCGCGAGCCATTCGTCATTGCAATCGGCACCGATAGCCTCCACAACGACATCGGCCGCAAGCTCCCGACCGTCGTCAAGAACCACTCCCTCGACCCGGGATTCCCCGAGAAGGGCCACAACGCTCCGTCCGGGCAGGAACTCGACCCCGTGAGCCTCGTGGCGCGCCTGCACCTCTGCGCCCAGCACGGGCCCGAGGGCGCGCTCCATCGGCAGCGTGTTCGACGAGACGACGGTCACCTCGCAGCCGAGCTTGCGCGCGGTCGCCGCGACCTCCGAACCGATGAACCCGGAGCCGTTCACGACCACCCGGGCACCGGGCACGAGCTCGTCACGCAAGGCCATCGCGTCATCCAGCGTGCGCAGGGTGTGCCGCCCGGCGAGCGGCGGCAGCGCGAGACGCCTGGGACGGAGGCCCGTGGCGACCACGAGGGCTCGCCACTCGCGCGTCGACCCGTCTGCGGTGGCAAGGGTGTGTGCGGCGACATCGACGGACGAGACGGGTGAGCCGAGCATCCAGTCGACATTGGCGGTTGCGGCGCGCTGCGGGAAGGCGACCGCCTCGTGGCTGACCACGGTCGACAGCACGTCCTTCGACAGCGGCGGACGATTGTACGGGAGGTGGCTCTCGTCGCCGATGACGGTGATCGGGCCGGCATAGCCGGACTTGCGCAGCGCCTCGGTGACCCGCAGGCCACCCATGGATGCGCCGACGACGACGACGGGGCGCGAATCGGCCACTAGGACAGGATTCGGATCGCCTGCATCGGGCAGACGTCGACCGCCGCCTCGATGTCGCCGCGATTCTCCTCGTCGGATTCGGCGGTGTACTCGAGTTTGTCGTCAGCGTCGAGACGGAAGATCTGCGGTGCCTCGAAGACGCACTGGCCGTAGTTCTGGCACATGTCCATATCGACCTTGACGGTTACCACTGCTGCTCCTGCACGTTCGACGGGTGATACCCGATTCTTTCACCTTCGCCCGATCGGTGCTGACCGGGTTAGCGCGCGAGCGGTCCGAGAACCGTTGACGGGTCGGTGAGACCCGGCAGCAATCCGTCGAGAAGCCCCGCGATCTGGCGCTCCTCGTACCCGAAGTGAGTCTCCATGACGGCCTCGATG
Coding sequences within:
- a CDS encoding PTS sugar transporter subunit IIA, yielding MSDETIPLTELLAESSINLTASATGRDDAIRQAGAALLATGAIEPAYIDAMLERENSVSTFVGEGVAIPHGTLAGKDAVKGDALVLLRFPDGVDWDGNDVSVAIGIAAKGNGHIALLSQLATILLEPEKAAALRSATTKEQVYELLAAEDEED
- a CDS encoding PTS lactose transporter subunit IIB: MATIDGSSVKKLIVACDAGMGSSVMLASQLKKQLAKSGVTVEHSPVASIPSDADVVVTQAGLADRARGVVPGVPVIPFQLFLGDPSVAALVKAIQNGDSIEV
- a CDS encoding PTS transporter subunit EIIC; amino-acid sequence: MSDYTPAATGTGIRARVQRGGAFLAGMIMPNLGAFIAWGLITALVIPTGWINQIALGPDRIADGESVPFAAAVLTLVDPIIKYLLPILIGYTGGRLVHGQRGAVVGAVATMGVILSPYALNLDLEGGAMGVGVSFLGAMIIGPVTALVLKWIDRALEGRLKSGFEMLVDNFTAGIIGAVFAVVGIYVLGPIVNAITNALGTAVGFLVETGLLPLASIIIEPAKVLFLNNALNHGVLTPIGADQAAETGKSIMFMLESNPGPGLGILTAMLLFGPRAIRPTVPAAIVVQFLGGIHEIYFPYVLMKPILLIAAIAGGASGVLVFLLAGVGLVAPASPGSIFAYILVASPGDLPMILVGILLSAAVAFAVGALLLGFGKKETALDLDEAKAQSAKNKNKPAAATADAS
- the pfkB gene encoding 1-phosphofructokinase; the encoded protein is MIITVTLNPSLDRTLHVERLERGTVLRTTEPTLEPGGKGVNVTRALTANGIPSIAVLPVGGGEGAELSRLLEIAGVHSHFVPVAARTRSNITVAETDGTITKLNEPGFALTDDDVETLTRVLRTIVTAGDWVVLSGSVPPGFTPSQLRSLIESLTASEASLAIDTSGDALVASLAARPRLIKPNRTELAELVGRPLDSIAEVIAAAEEVREGGVELVLVSLGADGAVLVSPGGVLVGESRVDTPRSTVGAGDSFLAGFLVRFSHNENDVEGALVEALAWGAAATSLPGSAVPGPTEIDHTNVQLVLRPDLDRPLVAN
- a CDS encoding DeoR/GlpR family DNA-binding transcription regulator, which produces MYAPERHQQILDTARAHGRVEVAGLARDLAVTPETVRRDLTALERRGVVRRVHGGAIPVERFGIEPGVADREAKAAGQKERIARAALDELPDGGSIILDAGTTTVRLAEMLPTDREFTVVTHSIPVASVLISRPNITLHLLGGVVRGRTLAAVGEWTQTQIVDVFADIAFMGTNGLSVERGLTTPDLAEASVKRALINAARRTVVLADHTKFGREDFARVAPLSAIDTIITDAGLDSEFAEDVENAGPRVVVV
- the polA gene encoding DNA polymerase I, encoding MSDSEKPTLLVIDGHSLAFRAFYALPVDSFQNREGQHTNAIHGFISMMLNLLKAEKPTHLAVAFDISRYSFRTREYPEYKGTRGETPPEFVGQVPLLEEALKAMGITTISKEDYEADDILATLAFRGSREGFTVYVCSGDRDAIQMINDDVTLLYPNARGVSELKRYDRDSVFERYGIEPHQYPDVAALVGETSDNLIGIDKVGEKTAVKWINQYGSLSGVLEHADEIKGVVGEKLREQSDRAIRNRKLNHLLTDVDLPFGPADLLRRPIDVAAVREVFDKLQFRTLLERVLKIAQEESGDTETVEAIAAPAGPVAPPVRTMVDEELAKWLGTVSANGTAPLAVRVESLNGKIEGFGISSLTESAYVPWGAHRPDYAALEAWLESDAPKYLHTAKNQLKLLASENIALGGIAFDTTLAAWLLKPSSKGDDLASQVYDFLGDTLPQPDPNQLLQEAEALSPATEAWYILRVSEYLAEKLEPGTRSVLDDIEIPLVPVLANMELTGTYINRDILGRLSTELGESSTDLAARAYAEIGREVNLGSPKQLQQVLFEELNMPKTRANKTGYSTDAAALADLQEQAPHPFLDLLLKHRDATKLKQIIDTVDKAADSSSRVHTTYDQTGSSTGRISSNDPNLQNIPIRTEVGREIRTAFEPSPGFETMLTADYSQIEMRIMAHLSGDEGLIEAFHSGEDLHRFVGARIFHVDTADVTPLMRTKVKAMSYGLAYGLSAFGLSKQLRIDTAEAKQLMTDYFERFGAVREYLRSVVVQAKEDGYTTTIFGRRRPFGDLNSSNRVLRENAERQALNAPIQGSAADILKRAMLGVAADLEPLNSRMLLQVHDELVLEVATGELDAVSEIVRKRMTGAAELAVPLEVQVGTGPNWDAAAH
- a CDS encoding PaaI family thioesterase, producing the protein MTTFPENLPPELVERLVTSGGGELARKMNIEFLELSAEHSVASMPVEGNTQVIGLLHGGAHVVLGESLGSVSSAIHAGAGRYAVGIEINATHSRSVTSGIVTATCTALVLGRTLATHEIVVRDEDGRRLSTIRMTNMLRDQ